A window of the Chloroflexota bacterium genome harbors these coding sequences:
- a CDS encoding zinc metallopeptidase — translation MFFFDPVYLLFAAPALLVMFYAQAKVRSAYGKYSKVRNMKGITGYEAARTLLGVHGMGEVKIEEHPGVLTDHYDPRKKVLRFSRDIYGSASVASLGIVAHEIGHALQDRLGYGPMRLRAALVPAANVGSSLGCIFFILGIIVGVAGLTWAGVALFSAGVLFSLVTLPVELDASRRAKQMLQATGLVVSAEEGRATSAVLSAAALTYVAALLQAVSSLAYFVFLAMGLSRRD, via the coding sequence ATGTTCTTCTTTGACCCTGTATATTTGCTCTTTGCCGCTCCGGCGCTTCTGGTCATGTTCTACGCCCAGGCCAAAGTGCGCTCGGCCTACGGGAAGTATTCCAAGGTAAGGAATATGAAGGGGATTACGGGCTATGAGGCGGCCCGCACCCTTCTGGGCGTCCACGGCATGGGCGAGGTGAAGATAGAGGAGCACCCCGGGGTCCTGACCGACCACTATGACCCCCGGAAGAAGGTGCTGCGTTTCTCCCGGGACATATACGGCAGTGCCTCGGTGGCCTCGCTTGGGATTGTGGCCCACGAGATAGGCCATGCCCTTCAGGACCGGCTGGGCTATGGCCCAATGAGGCTGCGGGCTGCCCTGGTTCCTGCGGCCAATGTGGGCTCCTCCCTGGGCTGTATCTTCTTCATCCTGGGGATAATTGTGGGGGTGGCGGGGCTGACCTGGGCAGGGGTTGCCCTCTTCAGCGCGGGGGTGCTCTTCTCCCTGGTCACCCTGCCGGTGGAGCTGGACGCCTCCCGCCGGGCAAAACAGATGCTCCAGGCCACGGGGCTGGTCGTCTCGGCGGAGGAGGGGCGGGCCACCAGTGCGGTCCTTTCTGCCGCCGCTCTCACCTATGTAGCTGCCCTGCTCCAGGCGGTGTCCAGCCTGGCCTACTTTGTCTTCCTGGCCATGGGCTTGAGCCGGCGGGACTAG
- a CDS encoding CcmD family protein, whose product MDTFPYLFAGYSLIWLVTFLYILRIMRRQQELRRELEALKQARKKE is encoded by the coding sequence ATGGATACCTTTCCCTATCTCTTTGCCGGCTACAGCCTTATCTGGCTGGTGACCTTCCTCTACATCCTGCGCATTATGAGAAGGCAACAGGAACTCCGCCGGGAGCTGGAGGCCCTCAAACAGGCCAGGAAGAAAGAGTAG
- the ccsA gene encoding cytochrome c biogenesis protein CcsA, with the protein MPYSLSWLSLLSHMCWRPEEEKMKVLDRVLWALGLVGILSALYLVFMWVPTADVREGIAQRIFYFHVPMAWISFLAFSLTFVGSIIYLVRGGKGWDHLAYAGAEIGVVFAFLNIATGSIWARPAWGHWWVWDPRLTSMLVLWLIYVGYLLLRSYAPAHQAPRFAAVVGIAGFLDVPIVYFAIRLWRTLHPGPVIGTGGGLHPTMLTTLLFSLAAFTLFFILLAKLRVALRGAEAEIEELKEAWRE; encoded by the coding sequence ATGCCATATTCTTTGTCCTGGCTATCTTTGCTTTCCCATATGTGCTGGAGACCTGAGGAGGAAAAGATGAAAGTCCTTGACCGCGTCCTCTGGGCCCTGGGGCTGGTGGGAATTCTGTCTGCCCTTTATCTCGTCTTCATGTGGGTGCCCACCGCCGATGTCCGGGAGGGGATTGCCCAGCGCATCTTCTACTTCCATGTCCCTATGGCCTGGATTTCCTTCCTGGCCTTCTCCCTGACCTTTGTGGGCAGTATCATCTACCTGGTGAGGGGGGGGAAGGGCTGGGACCACCTGGCGTATGCCGGGGCGGAGATAGGGGTGGTCTTCGCCTTCCTTAACATTGCTACCGGCTCTATCTGGGCCAGGCCAGCCTGGGGCCACTGGTGGGTGTGGGACCCCCGACTTACCTCCATGCTGGTGCTGTGGCTCATCTATGTCGGCTACCTCCTCCTGCGCTCCTACGCCCCCGCCCACCAGGCCCCCCGCTTTGCCGCCGTAGTGGGCATCGCGGGCTTCCTTGATGTCCCCATCGTGTATTTTGCCATCCGCTTGTGGCGCACCCTCCACCCCGGCCCAGTCATCGGCACCGGAGGGGGCCTCCACCCCACCATGCTCACTACCTTACTCTTCAGCCTGGCCGCCTTCACCCTCTTCTTCATCCTTCTGGCCAAGCTCCGGGTGGCGTTGAGGGGCGCGGAGGCGGAAATAGAAGAACTGAAAGAAGCCTGGAGGGAATAA
- a CDS encoding heme exporter protein CcmB has protein sequence MRKALVIIWKDVLSEARAKDLLTSFLLYALLSMLIFYFALSPDIVDDAAAGVLWVAFTFAGMLGLSRSFFLERERGGIDGLMLCPVEREVVFLGKVGSGFLFMFVAELLIMPVFSIFMNLPIIIPRLVLVAFLATIGFVSLGTLFAAMAANTRAQELMLPLLFLPTAVPLIIAAVEGSAGVLAGAPWGEITPWLQMILAFDAIFFVLAIFAFPYVLET, from the coding sequence GTGAGGAAGGCCCTGGTCATCATCTGGAAGGATGTCCTATCCGAGGCCCGGGCCAAGGACCTCCTCACCTCTTTCCTCCTCTATGCCCTGCTGTCCATGCTCATCTTCTACTTCGCCCTGAGCCCGGACATTGTGGACGATGCAGCGGCTGGGGTCCTGTGGGTGGCCTTTACCTTCGCCGGGATGCTGGGCCTCTCCCGTTCCTTCTTCCTGGAGAGGGAGAGGGGAGGGATAGACGGGCTTATGCTCTGCCCGGTGGAGCGGGAGGTGGTCTTCCTGGGGAAAGTGGGGAGCGGTTTCCTGTTCATGTTTGTGGCAGAGCTGCTCATCATGCCCGTCTTTTCCATCTTTATGAACCTGCCCATTATCATCCCCCGCCTGGTCCTGGTGGCCTTCCTGGCCACCATCGGCTTTGTCTCCCTGGGGACCCTCTTTGCCGCCATGGCCGCCAACACCCGGGCCCAGGAGCTGATGCTCCCCCTCCTCTTCCTGCCCACAGCGGTGCCCCTTATCATTGCGGCAGTGGAGGGCTCCGCCGGGGTGCTGGCCGGGGCCCCCTGGGGGGAGATAACCCCCTGGCTCCAGATGATTCTGGCCTTTGATGCCATATTCTTTGTCCTGGCTATCTTTGCTTTCCCATATGTGCTGGAGACCTGA
- the ccmA gene encoding heme ABC exporter ATP-binding protein CcmA produces MIEIEDLGKVFGSRWVLRGLNLRVEKGEFVTILGPNGSGKTTLLKVLATLLRPSQGRMRIGGRDLKDGAEMRRLLGFVGHESLLYEDLTSLENLRFYARMYDVPGPEARIEALAEEMDLAPFLGEKARNLSHGMKKRLSIARALIHNPPVILLDEPETGLDQRATSIFVETLERFMGERTVVMTTHNLERGLRMGDRVVILSQGKITYEGRKPLDPATFPETYCKYTGTRP; encoded by the coding sequence ATGATTGAGATAGAAGACCTGGGCAAGGTCTTTGGCAGCCGCTGGGTGCTCCGGGGCCTCAACCTGCGGGTTGAAAAAGGGGAGTTTGTCACCATCCTGGGCCCCAACGGCTCGGGAAAGACCACCCTCCTCAAGGTCCTGGCCACCCTCCTCAGGCCCTCCCAGGGCAGGATGAGAATAGGCGGCCGGGACTTGAAGGACGGGGCTGAGATGAGGCGGCTCCTGGGCTTTGTGGGACATGAGAGCCTCCTCTACGAGGACCTTACCTCCCTGGAGAACCTGCGGTTCTATGCCAGGATGTATGATGTGCCCGGGCCCGAGGCCCGGATAGAGGCCCTGGCCGAGGAGATGGACCTGGCCCCCTTCCTGGGGGAAAAGGCGCGAAACCTCTCCCACGGCATGAAGAAGCGCCTCTCCATTGCCCGGGCCCTCATACACAACCCCCCTGTCATCCTCCTGGATGAGCCCGAGACGGGCCTGGACCAGAGGGCCACCTCTATCTTTGTAGAGACCCTGGAACGCTTTATGGGGGAGAGGACCGTGGTCATGACCACCCACAACCTGGAGCGGGGACTGAGGATGGGGGACCGGGTGGTCATCCTCTCCCAGGGGAAAATAACCTACGAGGGGAGAAAGCCCCTGGACCCCGCAACCTTCCCGGAGACCTACTGCAAATATACCGGGACCCGGCCGTGA
- a CDS encoding zinc ribbon domain-containing protein, with protein MIWLLAAIIFLAVGAYVTYPLLHPPRKREKEEAERELLSRKDALLSAIKELQFDYELGNLSPKEHRELEEKYEARALSVLRELDHPSPSREGEVEREIAALRRAAKEKQFCSRCGDKADPGDSFCSRCGASLKGGKT; from the coding sequence ATGATCTGGCTGCTGGCCGCCATCATCTTCCTGGCCGTAGGGGCCTACGTGACCTATCCCCTTCTCCACCCCCCACGGAAGAGAGAAAAAGAGGAGGCGGAAAGAGAACTCCTCTCCCGGAAAGACGCCCTTCTAAGCGCTATAAAGGAGCTCCAGTTTGACTACGAGCTTGGGAACCTCTCCCCCAAGGAGCACCGGGAGCTGGAGGAGAAATATGAGGCCAGAGCCCTTTCGGTCCTGCGGGAGCTGGACCATCCATCCCCCAGCAGGGAAGGGGAGGTAGAGAGGGAAATCGCCGCTCTGCGCCGGGCTGCAAAGGAAAAGCAATTCTGCTCCCGCTGCGGTGACAAAGCCGACCCGGGAGACAGCTTCTGCTCCCGCTGCGGTGCATCCCTGAAGGGAGGAAAGACTTGA